Proteins from a genomic interval of Pseudomonas sp. RC10:
- a CDS encoding TDT family transporter, whose amino-acid sequence MSHSLFVAAHRPFSQLSHPREVIRQFTPNWFAVTMGTGILSAVLTQLPVHVPGLFPLAEALWLLNIALFLTFSVLYTARWMMFFDEARRVFGHSTVSMFFGTIPMGLATIINGLLTFGLPRWGVAVVPVAELLWWLDVAMSVGCGVLIPFMMFTRQQHSIDQMTAVWLLPVVAAEVAAASGGLLAPHLTDTHSQFSVLITSYVLWALSVAVAFSILTILLLRMALHKLPHENMAASSWLALGPISTGAFGLMVLGADSPLIFAANGLPGVGEIAAGLGLIAGIMLWGVGMWWLLMAVLITARYLRNGIPFNLGWWGFTFPLGVFALTTLKLGAVLNLGFFSVFGSVLVAGLAALWLVIMKRTVVGAYKGTLFVSPCIAGLKG is encoded by the coding sequence ATGAGTCACAGTCTTTTCGTCGCCGCGCACAGGCCCTTCAGCCAACTGAGCCACCCGCGCGAGGTCATCCGCCAATTCACGCCCAACTGGTTCGCCGTGACCATGGGCACCGGGATTCTCTCGGCCGTGCTCACGCAATTGCCTGTTCATGTCCCCGGCCTGTTCCCGTTGGCCGAGGCCCTGTGGCTGCTGAACATCGCGCTGTTTCTGACTTTCAGCGTCCTCTACACCGCTCGTTGGATGATGTTCTTCGACGAAGCGCGGCGGGTGTTCGGGCATTCCACGGTCTCGATGTTCTTCGGCACGATCCCCATGGGGCTGGCGACGATCATCAACGGGCTGCTGACCTTCGGCCTGCCGCGCTGGGGCGTCGCTGTGGTGCCAGTCGCGGAACTGCTCTGGTGGCTGGACGTGGCGATGTCGGTGGGCTGCGGCGTATTGATCCCGTTCATGATGTTCACCCGCCAGCAGCACAGCATCGACCAAATGACAGCCGTCTGGTTGCTGCCCGTGGTCGCGGCGGAAGTGGCGGCGGCCAGTGGGGGGTTGCTGGCGCCGCATCTGACGGACACCCACAGCCAATTCAGCGTGTTGATCACCAGTTACGTGCTGTGGGCGTTGTCGGTGGCCGTGGCGTTCAGCATTCTGACGATCCTTCTGCTGCGCATGGCGTTGCACAAACTGCCCCACGAAAACATGGCGGCGTCGAGTTGGCTGGCGTTGGGGCCGATCAGCACCGGCGCGTTCGGCTTGATGGTGCTGGGCGCTGATTCGCCACTGATCTTCGCCGCCAATGGATTGCCCGGTGTGGGCGAGATTGCGGCGGGATTGGGGTTGATCGCAGGGATCATGCTCTGGGGCGTCGGTATGTGGTGGCTGCTGATGGCCGTGCTGATCACGGCGCGTTACCTGCGCAACGGCATCCCGTTCAATCTCGGCTGGTGGGGCTTTACCTTTCCGTTGGGCGTGTTTGCGTTGACCACGCTGAAGCTGGGGGCGGTGTTGAATCTGGGGTTCTTTTCGGTCTTTGGCAGCGTGCTGGTCGCCGGTCTGGCGGCGCTGTGGCTGGTGATCATGAAACGCACCGTGGTAGGTGCCTATAAAGGAACGCTGTTCGTCTCGCCGTGTATTGCGGGTCTAAAGGGTTGA
- a CDS encoding bile acid:sodium symporter family protein: MRALAALSRFVGNTFAYWVLLFAVLAFLFPGWFIGLKTLIVPLLGLVMFGMGLTLKLEDFSEVVRHPWRVALGVVAHFVIMPGVAWLLCQVFHLPAEIAVGVILVGCCPSGTSSNVMTWLAKGDLALSVAIAAVTTLLAPLLTPALIWLLASAWLPVSFMDMFWSILQFVMLPIVLGVVAQKLLGEKVQYAVDVLPLISVVSIVMIVCAVVAASQAKIAESGLLIMAVVILHNTFGFGLGYFTGKLFKLPLPQRKSLSLEVGMQNSGLGAALAAAHFSPLAAVPSALFSVWHNISGALLSTYFRKMEPDAVVTEDKPVVG, encoded by the coding sequence ATGCGTGCCCTGGCTGCGTTGAGTCGTTTTGTCGGTAATACCTTCGCGTACTGGGTGCTGCTGTTCGCCGTGTTGGCGTTCCTGTTCCCGGGCTGGTTCATTGGGCTGAAAACCCTGATCGTCCCGCTGCTGGGGCTGGTCATGTTCGGCATGGGCCTGACCCTCAAGCTTGAAGACTTCTCCGAAGTCGTGCGCCATCCGTGGCGTGTGGCGTTGGGCGTGGTTGCGCATTTCGTGATCATGCCGGGTGTGGCGTGGTTGCTGTGTCAGGTGTTCCACCTGCCAGCGGAAATTGCCGTCGGCGTGATTCTGGTCGGTTGCTGCCCAAGCGGCACGTCGTCCAACGTCATGACCTGGCTGGCCAAGGGCGACCTGGCGCTGTCGGTGGCCATCGCCGCCGTCACCACCCTCCTCGCCCCGCTGTTGACGCCGGCGCTGATCTGGCTGCTGGCGTCCGCATGGCTGCCAGTGTCTTTCATGGATATGTTCTGGTCGATCCTGCAATTCGTGATGCTGCCGATCGTGCTCGGCGTCGTTGCGCAAAAGCTCCTGGGCGAGAAGGTGCAATACGCCGTCGACGTGCTGCCGCTGATTTCGGTGGTGAGCATCGTGATGATCGTCTGCGCGGTGGTGGCGGCCAGTCAGGCGAAGATCGCCGAGTCGGGCCTGCTGATCATGGCCGTGGTGATCCTGCACAACACCTTCGGTTTCGGCCTGGGCTATTTCACCGGCAAGCTGTTCAAACTGCCGCTGCCCCAGCGCAAATCCCTGTCGCTGGAAGTCGGCATGCAGAACTCCGGCCTCGGCGCCGCCCTGGCCGCCGCGCACTTCTCGCCACTGGCGGCGGTGCCGAGCGCGCTGTTCAGCGTGTGGCACAACATCTCCGGCGCGCTGCTCTCGACGTACTTCCGGAAGATGGAACCGGATGCGGTGGTGACGGAAGACAAGCCGGTGGTGGGCTGA
- the rdgC gene encoding recombination-associated protein RdgC: protein MWFKNLLVYRLTQDLPFDAEALETALATKPARACASQELTTYGFIAPFGKGEDAPLVHVSGDFLLISARKEERILPGSVVNDALKEKVEEIETEQMRKVYKKERDQLKDEIIQAFLPRAFIRRSATFAAIAPKQGVILVNASSPKRAEDLLSTLREVVGSLPVRPVTVKTAPTAVMTDWVKTGQTADNFFVLDECELRDTHEDGGIVKCKRQDLTSDEIQLHLSTGKVVTQLSLAWQDKLSFVLDDKLGIKRLKFEQLLQDEAEQDGGDDALGQLDASFTLMMLTFGEFLPELFEALGGEEIPQGI, encoded by the coding sequence ATGTGGTTCAAAAACCTGCTTGTCTATCGCCTGACCCAAGACCTGCCGTTTGACGCCGAGGCGCTGGAAACCGCATTGGCGACCAAGCCTGCACGCGCTTGTGCCAGCCAGGAGTTGACCACTTACGGTTTCATCGCCCCGTTCGGCAAGGGTGAAGACGCGCCATTGGTGCACGTCAGCGGCGATTTCCTGCTGATTTCCGCGCGCAAGGAAGAACGCATTCTCCCTGGCAGCGTGGTCAACGACGCGCTGAAAGAGAAAGTCGAAGAAATCGAGACCGAGCAAATGCGCAAGGTCTATAAAAAAGAGCGTGATCAGCTCAAGGACGAAATCATCCAGGCCTTCCTGCCGCGCGCCTTCATCCGCCGCTCGGCCACCTTCGCCGCCATCGCGCCGAAGCAAGGCGTGATCCTGGTCAACGCCTCCAGCCCGAAACGCGCCGAAGACCTGCTCTCTACCCTGCGTGAAGTGGTCGGTTCGCTGCCGGTGCGCCCGGTGACCGTGAAGACCGCGCCGACCGCCGTCATGACCGATTGGGTGAAGACCGGCCAGACCGCCGACAACTTCTTCGTCCTCGACGAATGCGAACTGCGCGACACCCACGAAGACGGCGGCATCGTGAAGTGCAAGCGTCAGGACCTGACCAGCGACGAAATCCAGCTGCACTTGAGCACTGGCAAGGTCGTCACCCAGCTGTCTCTTGCCTGGCAGGACAAACTGTCCTTCGTACTGGATGACAAACTGGGCATCAAGCGTCTGAAGTTCGAACAGCTTCTGCAAGATGAAGCGGAACAGGACGGCGGCGACGACGCCCTAGGCCAACTGGACGCCAGCTTCACCTTGATGATGCTGACCTTCGGCGAGTTCCTCCCGGAGCTGTTCGAGGCGTTGGGTGGTGAAGAGATTCCGCAAGGTATCTGA
- a CDS encoding NahK/ErcS family hybrid sensor histidine kinase/response regulator: protein MSLSSGLIAAVALAYMAIMFAIAFYGDRRSGALPPRLRAWVYSLSLAVYCTSWTFFGAVGQAAEQLWSFLPIYLGPIVMLVLAPWVLQKMVLISKQENITSIADFIAARYGKSQSLAIVVALICLIGVLPYIALQLKGIVLGVNILIGAGADATGTRAQDTALIVSLVLALFTIVFGTRNLDATEHHRGMVLAIAFESLVKLFAFMAVGVFVTFGLYDGVDDLFNQAMLAPRLEEYWKETINWPSMVVQTGVAMMAIVCLPRQFHVTVVENIEPQDLRLAKWVFPIYLLLAGLFVVPIALAGQMLLPSSVLPDSFVISVPLAHAHPALAMLAFIGGASAATGMVIVASVALSTMVSNDMLLPWLLRRKTAERPFEVFRYWMLSVRRVSIVAILLLAYVSYRLLGSTASLATIGQIAFAAITQLTPAMIGALYWKPANRRGVFAGLAAGVFIWFYTLVLPLTAHSMGWALSSFPLLGWLHSNPFNLPISPLTQGVLLSMAGNFALFVWVSLLSRTRVSEHWQAGRFIGQELQARPNNRSLLAVQIEDLLKLSARFVGEERAQQSFIRFAYRQGKGFNPNQNANGEWIAHTERLLAGVLGTSSTRAVVKAAIEGRDMQLEDVVRIADEASEVLQFNRALLQGAIENITQGISVVDQSLKLVAWNDRYLELFNYPEGLISVGRPIADIIRYNAERGLLGPGEAEVHIARRLHWMRQGRAHTSERLFPNGRVIELIGNPMPGGGFVMSFTDITAFREAEQALKGVNESLEQRVAERTRELSQLNVALTEAKAHAEAANQSKTRFLAAVSHDLMQPMNAARLFSAALLHVDDSIPDEAQKLIQHLDSSLRSAEDLISDLLDISRLENGKFTPTIAPFPLNNLFDTLGAEFKALAQEQGLNFRVRGSQLRVASDAKLLRRVLQNFLTNAFRYAKGPILLGVRRRGANVSLEVWDRGPGIPEDKRQVIFEEFKRLDSHQTRAEKGLGLGLAIADGLCRVLGHTLEVRSWPGKGSVFSVTVPLARTQAAPQAVAVEPKRAALNGTQVLCIDNEDSILIGMNSLLSRWGCQVWTARNREECQTLLDDGIRPHLALVDYHLDHGETGTELMAWLRTQLGEPVPGVLISADGRPELIAQVHAAGLDYLAKPVKPAALRALLSRHVSLS, encoded by the coding sequence ATGTCGCTGTCCAGCGGACTGATCGCTGCCGTCGCCCTGGCCTATATGGCCATCATGTTCGCCATCGCCTTTTACGGTGATCGTCGCAGCGGTGCCTTGCCGCCGCGCTTGCGTGCGTGGGTGTACAGCCTGTCGCTGGCGGTTTACTGCACCAGTTGGACGTTTTTTGGCGCAGTGGGCCAGGCGGCCGAGCAGTTGTGGTCGTTCCTGCCGATCTACCTCGGGCCTATCGTGATGCTGGTGCTGGCGCCGTGGGTGCTGCAAAAAATGGTGCTGATCAGCAAGCAGGAAAACATCACCTCCATCGCCGACTTCATCGCCGCGCGCTACGGCAAATCCCAGTCTCTGGCCATTGTCGTGGCGTTGATCTGCCTGATCGGCGTGCTGCCCTACATCGCCCTGCAACTCAAAGGCATCGTGCTCGGCGTGAACATCCTGATCGGTGCAGGCGCCGACGCCACGGGCACGCGGGCGCAAGATACCGCGCTGATCGTGTCGCTGGTGCTGGCGCTGTTCACCATCGTGTTCGGCACGCGCAACCTCGACGCGACCGAACACCACCGGGGCATGGTGCTGGCGATTGCCTTCGAGTCGCTGGTCAAGCTGTTCGCGTTCATGGCCGTCGGCGTGTTCGTGACCTTCGGCCTGTACGACGGCGTGGACGACCTGTTCAATCAGGCGATGCTGGCGCCGCGTCTGGAAGAGTACTGGAAGGAAACCATCAACTGGCCGTCGATGGTGGTGCAGACCGGCGTGGCGATGATGGCCATCGTCTGCCTGCCCCGGCAGTTCCACGTGACGGTGGTCGAGAACATCGAGCCTCAAGACCTGCGCCTGGCCAAATGGGTATTCCCGATTTACCTGCTGCTGGCCGGGCTGTTCGTGGTGCCTATCGCGCTGGCGGGGCAGATGCTGCTGCCCAGTTCGGTGCTGCCGGATTCGTTCGTGATCAGCGTGCCGCTGGCCCACGCGCACCCTGCGTTGGCCATGCTCGCCTTCATCGGCGGCGCCTCGGCGGCGACGGGCATGGTGATCGTGGCCAGCGTCGCGCTGTCGACCATGGTCTCCAATGACATGCTGCTGCCGTGGCTGTTGCGCCGCAAGACCGCTGAGCGCCCGTTCGAAGTGTTCCGTTACTGGATGCTGTCGGTGCGCCGGGTCAGCATCGTCGCGATTCTGCTGCTGGCCTACGTCAGCTATCGCCTGCTCGGCTCGACCGCGAGCCTGGCGACCATCGGCCAGATCGCCTTCGCCGCGATCACGCAATTGACCCCCGCGATGATCGGCGCGCTGTACTGGAAACCCGCCAACCGACGAGGCGTGTTCGCGGGCTTGGCCGCCGGCGTGTTCATCTGGTTCTACACCCTCGTCCTGCCGCTCACCGCCCACAGCATGGGCTGGGCGCTGAGCAGTTTTCCATTGCTGGGCTGGCTGCACAGCAACCCGTTCAACCTGCCGATCAGCCCGTTGACCCAAGGCGTGCTGCTGTCGATGGCGGGCAACTTCGCGCTGTTCGTGTGGGTCTCGCTGCTCTCGCGTACGCGGGTGTCGGAACACTGGCAGGCCGGGCGTTTCATCGGGCAGGAGTTACAGGCACGGCCCAACAATCGTTCGCTGCTGGCCGTGCAGATCGAGGATTTGCTCAAACTCTCGGCGCGTTTTGTGGGCGAGGAACGGGCGCAGCAGAGCTTCATCCGTTTCGCCTACCGTCAGGGCAAGGGCTTCAACCCGAACCAGAACGCCAACGGCGAATGGATCGCCCACACCGAGCGGCTGCTGGCGGGTGTCCTCGGCACCTCCTCGACCCGCGCCGTGGTGAAGGCGGCCATCGAAGGCCGCGACATGCAGCTCGAAGACGTGGTGCGCATCGCCGACGAAGCGTCCGAGGTGCTGCAGTTCAACCGCGCGCTGTTGCAGGGCGCCATCGAAAACATCACCCAGGGCATCAGCGTGGTGGACCAGTCGCTGAAACTGGTGGCCTGGAACGACCGCTACCTCGAACTGTTCAACTACCCGGAGGGCCTGATCAGCGTCGGGCGCCCGATTGCCGACATCATCCGCTACAACGCTGAACGGGGTTTACTCGGGCCGGGAGAAGCGGAAGTTCACATCGCCCGCCGCTTGCACTGGATGCGTCAGGGGCGCGCGCACACCTCCGAGCGCCTGTTTCCCAACGGCCGGGTGATCGAGCTGATCGGCAACCCGATGCCGGGCGGCGGGTTCGTCATGAGTTTCACCGACATCACCGCGTTCCGTGAGGCCGAACAGGCGCTCAAGGGCGTCAACGAAAGCCTCGAACAGCGCGTGGCCGAACGCACCCGCGAGTTGTCGCAACTCAACGTCGCCCTGACCGAAGCCAAGGCCCACGCCGAGGCCGCGAACCAGTCGAAAACCCGCTTTCTCGCGGCGGTCAGTCACGACCTGATGCAGCCGATGAACGCGGCGCGGCTGTTCTCCGCCGCGCTGCTGCACGTGGATGACAGCATTCCCGATGAGGCGCAGAAACTGATTCAGCACCTCGACAGCTCGCTGCGTTCCGCCGAAGACCTGATCAGTGACCTGCTGGACATTTCCCGCCTGGAGAACGGCAAATTCACGCCGACGATCGCGCCCTTCCCGCTCAACAACCTGTTCGACACGTTGGGCGCGGAATTCAAAGCGCTGGCCCAGGAACAGGGTCTGAACTTCCGGGTGCGCGGCAGTCAATTGCGGGTTGCCAGCGATGCGAAGCTGTTGCGCCGGGTGTTGCAGAATTTTCTCACCAACGCGTTCCGTTACGCGAAAGGCCCGATTCTGCTGGGCGTGCGGCGCAGAGGGGCGAACGTGAGCCTGGAAGTGTGGGATCGCGGGCCGGGCATTCCCGAAGACAAACGCCAAGTGATTTTCGAAGAATTCAAACGCCTCGACAGCCACCAGACCCGCGCCGAAAAAGGCCTGGGCCTGGGGCTGGCGATTGCCGATGGTCTGTGTCGCGTGCTGGGCCATACCCTCGAAGTGCGTTCATGGCCGGGCAAGGGCAGTGTGTTCAGCGTCACCGTGCCGCTCGCCCGCACCCAAGCCGCGCCGCAAGCCGTGGCGGTCGAGCCGAAACGCGCCGCCTTGAATGGCACGCAGGTGCTGTGCATCGACAATGAAGACAGCATTCTGATTGGCATGAACAGCCTGCTCAGCCGTTGGGGCTGTCAGGTATGGACGGCGCGCAACCGCGAGGAATGCCAGACCTTGCTCGACGACGGCATCCGCCCGCATCTGGCGTTGGTGGATTACCACCTTGACCACGGTGAGACCGGCACCGAGCTCATGGCGTGGCTGCGCACGCAATTGGGTGAGCCGGTGCCTGGGGTGCTGATCAGCGCCGACGGGCGCCCGGAGTTGATCGCGCAAGTGCACGCGGCCGGACTGGATTACCTGGCCAAGCCGGTTAAGCCCGCCGCCTTGCGGGCGCTATTGAGCCGACACGTGAGTTTGAGTTGA
- a CDS encoding MFS transporter, giving the protein MSQSQFNLLGKRRFLPFFVTQSLGAFNDNIFKQSLILAILYKLTIDGDRSIYVNLCALLFILPFFLFSALAGQFGEKYPKDKLIRMIKVLEIGIMVVGAVGFLFDHLSLMLAALFAMGTHSALFGPVKYSILPQHLHENELVGGNGLVEMGTFLAILAGTIGAGIMMSATHYAPIVSTAMVLVACLGYLASRGIPPAAAASPEMRLNWNIFSESWATLKLGLGQTKAVSRSIVGNSWFWFVGAIYLTQIPAYAKEFLYGDETVVTLILTVFSIGIAAGSMLCERLSGRKVEIGLVPFGSAGLTVFGLLLWWHSGGFPQNVQANNWLAVLGYGQAWWVLLDILGIGVFGGFYIVPLYALIQSRTPEKERSRVIASNNILNALFMVVSAIVSIIFLSVVKLSIPQLFLVVSLMNIAVNTYIFKIVPEFTMRFMIWLLSHSMYRVEHRDLEQIPDEGAALLVCNHVSFVDALLIAGSVRRPIRFVMYYKIFNIPVLNFIFRTAGAIPIAGRGEDLLIYGAAFKRIAEYLKEGELVCIFPEGKLTTTGDIDEFKGGMTRVLEETDVPVIPLALQGLWGSFFSRDPNKGVFRRLWSRVTLVAGPALVGEESQPALVRERVAELRGEMR; this is encoded by the coding sequence ATGAGTCAGTCGCAGTTCAATTTGTTGGGCAAACGGCGTTTCCTGCCGTTTTTCGTGACCCAGTCCCTCGGGGCCTTCAACGACAACATCTTCAAGCAATCGCTGATCCTCGCTATCCTCTACAAGCTCACCATCGACGGTGACCGCTCGATCTACGTCAACCTCTGCGCCTTGCTGTTCATCCTGCCGTTCTTTTTGTTCTCGGCGCTGGCGGGGCAGTTCGGCGAGAAATACCCTAAAGACAAGCTGATCCGCATGATCAAGGTGCTGGAGATCGGCATCATGGTGGTCGGCGCTGTCGGCTTTCTGTTCGATCACCTGTCGTTGATGCTCGCCGCGCTGTTCGCCATGGGCACCCACTCGGCGCTGTTCGGCCCGGTGAAATACTCGATCCTGCCCCAGCACCTGCACGAAAACGAGCTGGTGGGCGGCAACGGTCTGGTGGAAATGGGCACCTTCCTGGCGATTCTCGCCGGGACCATCGGCGCCGGGATCATGATGTCGGCCACCCATTACGCACCCATCGTCTCGACAGCGATGGTACTGGTGGCGTGCCTGGGTTACCTCGCCAGTCGCGGCATTCCTCCCGCCGCAGCCGCCAGCCCGGAAATGCGCCTGAACTGGAACATCTTCAGCGAATCCTGGGCCACCCTGAAACTGGGCCTCGGCCAGACCAAAGCGGTGTCGCGCTCCATCGTCGGCAACTCCTGGTTCTGGTTTGTCGGTGCGATCTACCTGACGCAGATTCCGGCGTACGCCAAGGAATTTCTCTACGGCGATGAAACCGTCGTCACCCTGATCCTCACCGTGTTCTCCATCGGCATTGCCGCAGGTTCGATGCTCTGCGAGCGGCTGTCGGGACGCAAAGTGGAAATCGGCCTGGTGCCCTTCGGTTCGGCAGGCCTGACCGTGTTTGGCCTGCTGCTGTGGTGGCATTCCGGAGGCTTCCCGCAGAACGTTCAGGCCAACAACTGGCTGGCCGTGCTGGGTTACGGTCAGGCGTGGTGGGTGCTGCTCGACATCCTTGGCATCGGTGTGTTCGGTGGCTTCTACATCGTGCCGCTGTACGCGCTGATCCAGTCGCGTACGCCGGAGAAAGAGCGCTCGCGGGTGATCGCTTCGAACAACATCCTCAACGCGCTGTTCATGGTGGTCTCGGCGATTGTCTCGATCATCTTCCTCAGCGTGGTGAAGCTGTCGATCCCGCAACTGTTCCTCGTCGTCTCGCTGATGAACATCGCGGTCAACACCTACATCTTCAAGATCGTCCCGGAATTCACCATGCGCTTCATGATCTGGCTGCTCAGCCATTCCATGTACCGCGTGGAGCACCGCGACCTCGAACAGATCCCCGACGAAGGCGCGGCCTTGCTGGTCTGCAACCACGTGTCGTTCGTCGATGCGTTGCTGATCGCGGGCTCGGTGCGTCGGCCGATCCGCTTCGTCATGTACTACAAAATCTTCAACATCCCGGTGCTGAACTTCATCTTCCGCACCGCTGGCGCGATCCCGATTGCCGGGCGTGGCGAAGACCTGTTGATCTACGGCGCTGCCTTCAAGCGCATCGCCGAATACCTCAAGGAAGGCGAGTTGGTGTGCATCTTCCCCGAAGGCAAACTGACCACCACGGGCGACATCGACGAATTCAAAGGCGGCATGACCCGCGTGCTGGAAGAGACCGATGTGCCGGTGATTCCGCTGGCGTTGCAGGGGTTGTGGGGCAGCTTTTTCAGCCGCGATCCGAACAAGGGTGTGTTCCGTCGGTTGTGGTCGCGCGTGACCCTGGTGGCAGGGCCTGCGTTGGTGGGGGAGGAGTCGCAACCTGCGCTGGTGCGTGAGCGGGTGGCTGAATTGAGAGGGGAAATGCGCTAA
- a CDS encoding GNAT family N-acetyltransferase: MSLHRLDKLSDLAPAEWDALIPGESPFLRHGFLSSLEDSGSLGPRSGWRAEHLLHYENDTLIAALPTYRKWHSYGEYVFDHGWADACRRAGIAYYPKLLVAVPFSPVSGPRLLAKTPEDGRELIACLPGYAEAEALSSVHVNFTDPVADALLAEHPEWLQRIGCQYHWQNRGYRDFQDFLDALSSRKRKQMRKEREQVAGQGFDFEWLEGHELSQAQWDFVYACYSNTYEIRGQAPYLTREFFSLLAERMPEAIRVVLAKQGSRPVAMAFSLIGGDSFYGRYWGCLAEFDRLHFETCFYQGMDYAIAHGIQRFDAGAQGEHKLIRGFEPVITHSWHYLAHPGLREAVAGFLEQERAGILAYAEEARGALPYRQGE, from the coding sequence ATGTCGTTGCATCGCTTGGATAAGTTGTCGGATCTGGCACCTGCCGAATGGGACGCGCTGATACCCGGCGAGTCGCCCTTTCTGCGCCACGGGTTTCTCAGTTCGCTGGAAGACAGTGGCAGCCTCGGACCTCGGTCCGGATGGCGTGCGGAGCATTTGTTGCACTACGAAAACGACACGCTCATCGCCGCGCTGCCGACCTATCGCAAGTGGCATTCCTACGGCGAGTACGTGTTCGATCACGGTTGGGCCGATGCGTGTCGCCGTGCAGGCATTGCGTACTACCCCAAGTTGCTGGTGGCGGTGCCGTTCAGCCCGGTCAGCGGTCCACGACTGTTGGCGAAGACCCCGGAAGACGGCCGCGAGTTGATCGCCTGCTTGCCGGGGTACGCAGAGGCAGAAGCGTTGTCGAGTGTGCACGTCAACTTCACCGACCCCGTGGCCGATGCCTTGCTCGCCGAACACCCGGAGTGGCTGCAACGCATTGGCTGTCAGTACCACTGGCAGAACCGGGGCTATCGGGACTTCCAGGATTTTCTCGACGCCCTGAGTTCGCGCAAGCGCAAGCAGATGCGCAAGGAGCGCGAACAAGTGGCGGGGCAGGGCTTCGATTTCGAGTGGCTCGAAGGCCACGAACTGAGCCAGGCGCAGTGGGATTTCGTTTACGCCTGCTATTCCAACACCTATGAAATTCGCGGCCAGGCGCCGTACCTGACCCGCGAGTTCTTCAGCCTGTTGGCCGAGCGCATGCCCGAGGCGATTCGCGTGGTGTTGGCGAAGCAGGGTTCACGGCCGGTGGCCATGGCGTTCAGCCTGATCGGCGGCGACAGCTTTTATGGGCGGTACTGGGGCTGTCTCGCCGAGTTCGACCGGCTGCATTTCGAGACCTGTTTCTATCAGGGCATGGATTACGCAATTGCCCATGGCATCCAGCGATTCGACGCCGGTGCACAGGGCGAGCACAAGTTGATTCGGGGCTTTGAACCGGTGATCACCCACTCATGGCACTATTTGGCCCATCCCGGTTTGCGCGAGGCGGTGGCGGGGTTTCTGGAGCAGGAACGGGCCGGGATTCTGGCGTATGCCGAAGAAGCGCGAGGCGCGTTGCCCTACCGTCAGGGGGAGTGA
- the nirD gene encoding nitrite reductase small subunit NirD gives MNQVHASMKDLSHTQAWRAVCARQDLVLNSGVVALMGNVQVALLYVASISGTPQLFAVDNRDPVSGVNVIGRGLIGSLAGDLVIASPLYKQHYRLDDGTCLEDPALKLRTWPVRLSGDVVEVDVG, from the coding sequence ATGAACCAGGTCCACGCGTCGATGAAAGACCTTTCGCACACCCAGGCCTGGCGCGCCGTCTGCGCTCGTCAGGATCTGGTGCTCAATTCCGGCGTCGTGGCGCTGATGGGCAACGTGCAAGTGGCGCTGCTGTACGTCGCCTCCATCAGCGGCACCCCGCAGTTGTTCGCCGTGGACAACCGCGACCCGGTGTCGGGCGTGAACGTGATCGGACGCGGATTGATCGGCAGCCTGGCCGGGGATCTGGTGATCGCCTCACCTTTATATAAGCAGCATTATCGGTTGGACGACGGCACATGCCTGGAAGACCCGGCGCTGAAGTTGCGGACGTGGCCGGTCAGATTGTCGGGGGATGTGGTGGAAGTGGATGTGGGGTAA